A region of Anolis sagrei isolate rAnoSag1 chromosome 2, rAnoSag1.mat, whole genome shotgun sequence DNA encodes the following proteins:
- the LOC137096337 gene encoding E3 ubiquitin-protein ligase TRIM7-like: MAAIPKAQDLLRDLCEEATCSVCLDYFKDPVTLDCGHNFCRHCLTQTWEKSGNTETSCPQCREIVSPKNLRTNQQLANFVEITKKHSPQGPKKAKREERVCEKHQEPPNLFCTDDETFICVVCNRSKEHWDHRTIPLGTAAQEYKDLMSLHQHCLVKEIEKVLEYKAETEKEAQDLLKQTKAKIEKTMGEITEIRQFLEEQEKHLRAQMEELEKQIVRKRDEHLIILSRELSSLESLVQEIKEKCQQPPAELLQDVRNLLQRCEKKQTSEKPVAFPPELKWKIWEFCDLNSFLVAALKPFRVAFLDAVSPGLELQKANVTLDPDTAGCWLILSEDQKSVRFGGKRQDLSDNPERFSDRAYVLGHQGFTSGRHFWDVVVEGNEDWAVGVARKSVRRKGTVDIDPSEGIWAVGKWGDKYRAPSLPPSSDLLLNEKTKRVRVCLNYASNQVAFYDADTGDQICLLSDVPFSGETVPFFYATKEGHLKISP, encoded by the exons ATGGCTGCTATTCCAAAGGCACAGGATCTCTTGCGGGATCTTTGTGAAGAAGCCACTTGTTCTGTTTGCCTGGATTACTTCAAGGATCCTGTGACCTTAGACTGTGGGCACAACTTCTGCAGACACTGCCTGACCCAGACCTGGGAGAAGTCAGGCAACACAGAGACCTCCTGCCCTCAATGCAGAGAAATCGTTTCACCAAAGAACCTCAGGACAAATCAGCAGCTAGCCAACTTTGTAGAAATAACAAAGAAACACAGTCCTCAGGGGCCCAAGAAGGCAAAACGCGAGGAGAGAGTCTGTGAGAAACACCAGGAGCCTCCCAATTTGTTCTGTACAGATGATGAAACCTTCATTTGTGTGGTGTGCAACAGATCCAAGGAGCATTGGGATCATCGAACGATTCCTCTGGGAACGGCTGCTCAAGAGTACAAG GATTTGATGAGTCTTCATCAGCATTGTCTggtgaaggagatagaaaaggtTCTGGAATATAAAGCAGAGACAGAAAAGGAAGCCCAAGACCTGCTT AAGCAGACAaaagcaaaaattgaaaaaacaatgggagaaaTCACGGAAATACGGCAGTTTCTGGAAGAACAGGAGAAACATCTCCGGGCCCAGATGGAGGAGCTGGAGAAGCAGATTGTAAGGAAAAGAGATGAACACTTGATCATACTTTCCCGGGAACTTTCTTCTCTGGAAAGTCTCGTCCAGGAGATAAAAGAGAAATGTCAGCAGCCACCAGCAGAACTGCTGCAG GATGTGAGGAACCTCTTGCAGAG GTGTGAGAAGAAGCAAACATCCGAGAAGCCAGTGGCTTTCCCTCCGGAGCTGAAATGGAAGATCTGGGAGTTTTGTGATCTAAATTCCTTTCTAGTTGCTGCCTTGAAGCCATTCCGAG ttgcATTCCTGGATGCTGTGTCACCTGGGCTAGAGCTTCAGAAAG CAAATGTCACTCTGGATCCAGATACAGCGGGTTGCTGGCTTATCCTGTCTGAGGATCAGAAAAGTGTGAGATTCGGAGGCAAGCGCCAAGACCTGTCTGACAATCCTGAGAGATTCAGTGATCGAGCATATGTGTTGGGACATCAGGGGTTCACATCTGGCAGGCATTTTTGGGACGTTGTTGTGGAAGGGAATGAAGACTGGGCTGTGGGAGTGGCCAGGAAATCTGTCAGGAGAAAAGGCACTGTTGACATTGATCCCTCTGAAGGGATCTGGGCCGTAGGCAAGTGGGGAGATAAGTATCGTGCTCCCAGTCTCCCTCCTAGTAGTGATTTACTTCTGAATGAAAAAACCAAGCGGGTCCGAGTCTGTCTGAACTACGCTTCAAACCAGGTGGCCTTTTACGATGCTGATACAGGAGACCAGATCTGCCTACTTTCAGATGTCCCATTCTCCGGAGAGACTGTCCCGTTCTTTTATGCGACTAAAGAAGGCCACCTCAAAATCTCACCTTAA